A genomic region of Arcobacter sp. LA11 contains the following coding sequences:
- a CDS encoding TRAP transporter large permease subunit: MIGIIMFFTALFMLLIGFPVAFTFAAVSVFFGIIAGIVEIGADGTLIEGIMEGIAMFDYMPFRIYAIQQNTILMAIPMFIFMGIVLQKTGLAEKLLESMGFLFGEIRGGVAISTVLVGTLLAASTGVVGASVVAMGVISLPVMLKYKYNTELATGTICASGTLGQIIPPSIVLIILGDVFQVPVGDLFKSAVGPGLALVAAYILYILVMAYFFKDMAPAIPSDPSRGTKKKQVLKALVDIIPSLTLIILVLGSIFAGVATPTESAAVGCIGAIGLALMYRTFELDMVRTAALESVKITSMVFGILIGATAFSMVFSYTGGEELVEHAMLSLPGDGKWGFIIFTMLAILVLGFFIDFIEISYIIVPILLPVADALGINPVWFAILIAMNLQTSFLTPPFGFSLFYLKGCAPSSVRTSQIYKGVLPFIAIQVIVLAIVAFYPEFFGMVSDR; encoded by the coding sequence ATGATTGGTATAATTATGTTTTTTACAGCATTGTTTATGTTGTTAATTGGATTTCCTGTTGCATTTACATTTGCTGCAGTATCAGTATTCTTCGGAATAATTGCAGGGATTGTAGAAATAGGTGCAGATGGTACTTTAATTGAAGGAATTATGGAAGGTATAGCAATGTTTGACTATATGCCTTTTAGAATCTATGCCATTCAACAAAATACAATTTTAATGGCAATTCCAATGTTTATTTTTATGGGAATTGTTTTACAAAAAACTGGTCTTGCAGAAAAACTATTAGAATCTATGGGATTCTTATTTGGAGAAATTAGAGGTGGAGTTGCTATCTCAACTGTACTTGTTGGTACATTACTAGCAGCATCAACAGGAGTTGTTGGAGCATCAGTTGTTGCAATGGGTGTAATATCCCTTCCTGTAATGTTAAAATACAAATATAATACAGAATTAGCAACAGGTACAATTTGTGCTTCTGGAACATTAGGGCAAATTATCCCTCCTTCAATTGTATTAATTATTTTAGGGGATGTATTTCAAGTTCCAGTTGGTGACCTTTTTAAATCAGCAGTTGGGCCAGGACTTGCATTAGTTGCAGCATATATTTTATATATTTTAGTTATGGCTTATTTCTTTAAAGATATGGCACCAGCTATTCCTTCTGATCCAAGTCGTGGAACTAAAAAGAAACAAGTACTAAAAGCATTAGTTGATATTATTCCATCATTAACGCTTATTATATTAGTACTTGGTTCAATTTTTGCTGGTGTTGCAACACCTACAGAATCAGCTGCAGTTGGTTGTATTGGAGCAATTGGTCTTGCATTAATGTATAGAACTTTTGAGTTAGATATGGTTAGAACAGCCGCATTAGAATCTGTTAAAATCACATCTATGGTATTTGGTATCTTAATTGGTGCAACAGCATTCTCAATGGTATTCTCATATACAGGTGGAGAAGAATTAGTTGAACATGCAATGCTTAGCTTACCAGGTGATGGGAAATGGGGATTTATAATCTTTACAATGTTGGCAATTTTAGTATTAGGTTTCTTTATTGATTTTATTGAAATTTCATATATTATTGTTCCAATTTTATTACCAGTAGCTGATGCTTTAGGAATTAATCCAGTTTGGTTTGCAATTTTAATTGCTATGAATTTACAAACATCGTTCTTAACCCCACCATTTGGATTTAGTCTCTTCTACTTAAAAGGGTGTGCCCCATCAAGTGTTAGGACTTCCCAGATTTATAAAGGGGTTTTACCATTCATTGCGATACAAGTCATCGTGCTTGCAATTGTAGCATTCTATCCAGAATTCTTCGGAATGGTATCTGATAGATAG
- a CDS encoding TRAP transporter small permease subunit, with protein MLLKLERGFNKFADFIGLITAMAMVLMIINVFYDVVMRYFFKSGSIAMQEMEWHLFSVIILLGVAYTLKEDGHVRVDLIYDRLTPRKKAMINMVGAILFILPIAFLVGISSIDNAVEAYQSMEQSGDPGGLHYRWIVKALIPLSFFLLIITTIGFFLKNLNTYKGLHGLEEYNLKGEIENLKQELEEHKHHIVDIDEKGDEKGDSK; from the coding sequence ATGTTGTTAAAACTAGAACGAGGCTTCAATAAGTTTGCAGACTTTATTGGACTTATAACTGCTATGGCAATGGTTCTAATGATTATAAATGTATTTTACGATGTTGTCATGAGATACTTTTTTAAATCAGGTTCAATTGCAATGCAAGAGATGGAATGGCACCTATTCTCTGTAATAATATTATTAGGTGTTGCTTATACTTTAAAAGAAGATGGGCACGTAAGAGTTGACTTAATTTATGATAGATTAACTCCAAGAAAAAAAGCTATGATTAACATGGTTGGTGCAATTCTATTTATTTTACCAATTGCTTTTTTAGTTGGAATTAGTTCAATTGATAATGCAGTAGAAGCATATCAATCAATGGAACAAAGTGGTGATCCAGGAGGATTGCATTATAGATGGATAGTAAAGGCTTTAATTCCTTTATCTTTCTTTTTATTGATTATTACAACAATTGGATTTTTTCTTAAAAATCTAAATACATATAAAGGATTACACGGATTAGAAGAATATAATCTAAAAGGTGAAATTGAAAATTTAAAACAAGAATTAGAAGAGCATAAGCATCACATAGTAGATATTGATGAAAAAGGTGATGAGAAAGGAGATTCAAAATGA
- a CDS encoding TRAP transporter substrate-binding protein has translation MFGKTTKLLVATALVAGLGTAAMAKDKVYKWKLATTWGPTLSPFIDAPKNMAKLVKEMSNGRLLIRVDASNKHKAALGILDMVKGGQYDMGHSASYYWKGKDINTLPFTTMPFGMTAVEQYSWFYYGGGMDLMKKAYKKHKVLSYPGGNTGNQMGGWFRKDIKTVDDLKGLKMRIPGFAGEVMAKLGLTVTNIASGELYTSLERGTIDALEWVGPGMDINMGFHKIAPYYFTGWHEPGTELQFLVNERKFNKLPKDLQQILVTAMRVSAYDMYVQNYAMSADAWSKIESDYPNIKIKTFPKEVMDAMKKANADLLVEKTKGQPFLKEVLDSQAAFQKKAREWTKMSDYLYLKDNL, from the coding sequence ATGTTCGGTAAAACGACAAAGCTACTTGTAGCTACTGCTTTAGTTGCAGGACTTGGAACTGCTGCAATGGCAAAAGACAAAGTTTACAAATGGAAATTAGCAACAACTTGGGGACCAACACTGTCACCATTTATTGATGCACCAAAAAATATGGCAAAACTTGTAAAAGAGATGTCAAATGGAAGATTACTAATTAGAGTAGATGCTTCAAATAAACATAAAGCTGCTTTAGGTATTTTAGATATGGTAAAAGGTGGTCAGTATGACATGGGTCACTCTGCATCTTATTACTGGAAAGGTAAAGATATTAATACTTTACCATTTACAACTATGCCATTTGGTATGACAGCTGTTGAGCAATACTCTTGGTTCTACTACGGTGGTGGTATGGACTTAATGAAAAAAGCATATAAAAAACATAAAGTATTATCATATCCTGGTGGAAACACTGGTAACCAAATGGGTGGATGGTTCAGAAAAGATATTAAAACTGTTGATGACTTAAAAGGTCTTAAAATGAGAATCCCTGGATTTGCTGGTGAAGTTATGGCAAAATTAGGATTAACAGTTACTAACATTGCTTCTGGTGAATTATATACATCACTAGAAAGAGGAACTATTGACGCATTAGAATGGGTTGGGCCTGGTATGGACATTAACATGGGATTCCACAAAATTGCTCCTTACTACTTTACAGGATGGCATGAGCCAGGAACTGAATTACAATTCCTAGTAAATGAAAGAAAATTCAATAAATTACCAAAAGATTTACAACAAATCTTAGTTACAGCTATGAGAGTTTCTGCATATGATATGTATGTACAAAACTACGCAATGTCAGCTGATGCTTGGTCAAAAATTGAGTCAGATTATCCAAATATTAAAATCAAAACTTTCCCTAAAGAAGTTATGGATGCTATGAAAAAAGCGAATGCAGACTTATTAGTTGAAAAAACTAAAGGTCAACCATTCTTAAAAGAGGTATTAGATTCTCAAGCTGCTTTCCAAAAGAAAGCTAGAGAGTGGACTAAAATGTCAGACTACCTATACTTAAAAGATAACTTATAA
- a CDS encoding response regulator transcription factor — MKILLLEDNKKLNTTIKKRLELKGYKVFNYIDGRDALDNITEGFSCFILDINVPNIDGIKILKKIREYYDEVPVIIISATVELDIIKESYDFGCNDYLKKPFFIDELEIKVERLCQIKDEIIQFDKNSTFDYKSSTITINGEIQRLTKKERLLMNLFLTKKNQVLSYEAIENYVWEGSFASIESIRSLIRRLRKVVKEDYIQTVVDTGYIFKTD, encoded by the coding sequence ATGAAAATACTACTTCTTGAAGATAATAAGAAATTAAATACTACTATTAAAAAACGTTTAGAACTTAAGGGATATAAGGTTTTTAACTATATTGATGGAAGAGATGCTTTAGATAACATTACTGAAGGATTTTCTTGTTTTATCTTAGATATAAACGTACCAAATATAGATGGAATAAAAATATTAAAAAAAATTAGAGAATACTATGATGAAGTTCCTGTAATTATAATAAGTGCTACAGTTGAACTTGATATTATAAAAGAATCATATGACTTTGGTTGTAACGATTATCTAAAAAAACCTTTCTTTATTGATGAGCTAGAAATAAAAGTAGAAAGACTTTGTCAAATAAAAGACGAAATTATACAATTTGATAAAAACTCTACTTTTGATTATAAATCTTCTACTATTACAATTAATGGAGAGATACAAAGACTCACAAAAAAAGAGAGATTGCTTATGAATCTTTTTTTAACAAAGAAAAATCAAGTCTTATCATATGAAGCAATAGAAAACTATGTATGGGAAGGCTCTTTTGCATCAATAGAATCAATAAGAAGTCTTATAAGAAGACTAAGAAAAGTTGTAAAAGAAGATTATATTCAAACAGTAGTTGATACTGGTTATATATTCAAAACTGACTAA
- a CDS encoding ABC transporter substrate binding protein — MIQQRGILLAVKKLFIFFLLLLNFLYAANKEVLLLHSYHKGYKWSDDISKAIEEKFGPHSDIELTTLYMDTKRIVGPIYLDKLAELYKEQLSRRNFDLIIASDNNAFDFAIRYHEYLFKGLPVLFTGINNFDKAQLDENYMTKYMSGVVEQVDLEKNFELILKLHPTLKKLVIVNDRSKTGYAIKRDLRPIIEKYSQKVEIEYVDDIEIKNLQKKVSQLDDDTVILFVLLFKDKTGKYFTYKQSLEEIRKTSVVPIYGLWDFYLDFGIVGGLLTSATAQGNAVSDMALKIFNGKKIKDIPILEKSPNKYLFDYEELNRFNIDVDKHLEDYELINEPHGFFRKYTKLVVITITIILVLTIMVFSMKANIQRRKIVEKDLQNRIKFDKVLLDTLPNPIYYKNKEGKFLGCNKAFSNLLNIRKKDVIGKTAHDFFAPDIAKRNEEVDKELLKSLGTNTSEVTLHLSNNHMKHIIINKAVYLNNDSSIGGIVCIMDDITERIQQKQFLIQQGKLAEMGDMVAAIAHQWNEPLVELSAHVQDIQTSFLLNELKDIDVKDFVNDSMVQIKYMSQTLSDFRNFLKPSTKKKLFSIRKSFEDIFEIIEKQIFYSNINMSINYDTHEEELLIYGYENEFKQVLLNLINNAKNKIVEKKSDEKFNLTINIRKRPSYTVVEIIDDGGNIDSNIIDKIFEPYFTTKKDGTGFGLYMAKVIIEDKMDGIISAQNKDNNVIFTLKLPHNKGFSNENTTS, encoded by the coding sequence ATGATACAACAAAGAGGAATCTTGCTTGCAGTAAAAAAATTATTCATCTTTTTTTTACTGCTATTAAATTTTTTATATGCTGCAAATAAAGAGGTATTATTACTTCATTCATACCATAAAGGTTATAAATGGAGTGATGATATTTCAAAAGCAATTGAAGAAAAATTTGGGCCTCATAGTGATATAGAACTTACAACATTGTATATGGATACAAAAAGAATTGTAGGTCCAATCTATCTTGATAAACTAGCAGAACTCTATAAAGAACAACTTTCACGAAGAAATTTTGATTTAATCATAGCAAGTGATAATAATGCCTTTGATTTTGCAATTAGATATCATGAATATTTGTTCAAAGGGCTTCCTGTATTATTTACGGGAATTAATAATTTTGACAAAGCACAACTTGACGAAAATTACATGACTAAATATATGAGTGGAGTTGTAGAACAAGTAGACTTAGAGAAAAATTTTGAGTTAATTTTAAAACTCCATCCAACATTGAAAAAACTTGTAATTGTAAATGATAGATCCAAAACAGGTTATGCAATAAAAAGAGATTTACGTCCAATAATTGAAAAATATTCCCAAAAAGTAGAAATAGAGTATGTGGATGATATTGAAATAAAAAATTTACAAAAAAAAGTTTCCCAACTAGATGATGATACTGTTATTCTTTTTGTACTTCTTTTTAAAGATAAAACTGGAAAATATTTCACTTATAAGCAGAGTTTAGAAGAAATTAGAAAAACAAGTGTCGTACCAATCTATGGGCTATGGGATTTTTATCTTGATTTTGGAATTGTTGGAGGGCTCTTAACTTCTGCCACAGCACAAGGTAACGCAGTTTCAGACATGGCTCTTAAAATTTTTAATGGAAAAAAAATAAAAGATATCCCCATTTTAGAAAAATCTCCAAATAAATATCTTTTTGATTATGAAGAGTTAAATAGATTTAATATAGATGTGGATAAACATTTAGAAGATTATGAACTTATAAACGAACCCCATGGATTTTTTAGAAAATATACAAAATTAGTAGTTATAACTATAACAATAATTCTTGTTTTAACAATAATGGTCTTTTCAATGAAAGCCAATATCCAAAGAAGAAAAATTGTAGAAAAAGATTTACAAAATAGAATCAAGTTTGATAAAGTACTATTAGATACTCTGCCTAATCCAATTTATTATAAAAATAAAGAAGGTAAGTTTTTAGGATGTAATAAAGCATTTTCGAACCTATTAAATATTAGAAAAAAAGATGTTATAGGAAAAACAGCTCATGACTTTTTTGCTCCTGATATTGCAAAAAGAAATGAAGAAGTAGATAAAGAATTACTAAAAAGCTTAGGTACTAATACTTCAGAAGTTACTCTTCACTTATCCAATAATCATATGAAACATATAATTATCAATAAAGCAGTTTATCTAAATAATGATAGTTCAATAGGTGGAATTGTATGTATCATGGATGATATTACTGAACGAATACAACAAAAACAATTTTTAATTCAACAAGGTAAACTAGCAGAAATGGGTGATATGGTTGCTGCAATTGCACACCAATGGAATGAACCATTAGTTGAATTGTCTGCTCATGTACAGGATATTCAGACCTCTTTTCTCTTAAATGAATTAAAAGACATTGATGTAAAAGATTTTGTAAATGATTCGATGGTTCAAATAAAATATATGTCACAAACATTAAGTGACTTTAGAAACTTTTTAAAACCATCTACAAAGAAAAAACTTTTCTCTATTAGAAAGTCTTTTGAAGATATATTTGAGATTATAGAAAAACAAATTTTTTATTCTAACATCAATATGAGTATTAACTATGATACACACGAAGAAGAATTGTTAATATATGGATACGAAAATGAGTTCAAACAAGTATTATTAAACCTTATTAACAATGCAAAGAATAAAATTGTAGAAAAAAAATCTGATGAAAAATTCAATTTAACAATTAATATTAGAAAAAGGCCATCATACACAGTTGTGGAGATTATTGATGATGGTGGTAATATTGATAGCAATATTATTGATAAAATATTTGAACCATACTTTACTACAAAAAAAGATGGTACAGGTTTTGGGCTTTATATGGCAAAAGTGATTATTGAAGATAAGATGGATGGAATTATAAGTGCACAAAATAAAGATAATAATGTTATATTTACATTAAAACTTCCTCATAATAAAGGTTTTTCAAATGAAAATACTACTTCTTGA
- a CDS encoding LUD domain-containing protein yields the protein MTSKEQILQNIRTNNVVKNTPLPDYSNFGLTFEDRFEKFTTMLESVGGKALIIKKEELDKTIKEIYPDEKVISTNVDICGLGNFDSNKEDDPHNLKDIDLAVVKGEFAVAENGAVWLKNKENRHRSLYFIAQNIVLVVNKNSLLNNMHEAYDLISFEKSTYGVFVSGPSKTADIEQSLVIGAHGPKSGYIIFVE from the coding sequence ATGACTAGCAAAGAACAGATACTTCAAAATATAAGAACTAATAATGTTGTAAAAAATACTCCTCTTCCAGACTATTCAAACTTTGGATTAACCTTTGAAGATAGATTTGAAAAATTCACAACTATGCTAGAAAGTGTAGGAGGAAAAGCATTAATCATCAAAAAAGAAGAATTAGATAAAACTATAAAAGAAATTTATCCTGATGAAAAAGTTATCTCAACAAATGTTGATATTTGTGGATTAGGAAATTTTGATTCAAATAAAGAAGATGATCCACATAATTTAAAGGATATAGACTTAGCAGTTGTAAAAGGCGAATTTGCAGTTGCAGAAAATGGCGCAGTATGGTTAAAAAATAAGGAGAATAGACATAGAAGCTTATATTTTATTGCACAAAATATTGTATTAGTTGTAAATAAAAACTCATTATTAAATAATATGCATGAAGCTTATGACTTAATATCATTTGAAAAATCAACTTATGGTGTATTTGTAAGTGGACCATCAAAAACTGCTGATATTGAACAGTCTTTAGTTATTGGTGCACATGGACCTAAGTCGGGGTATATTATTTTTGTTGAATAA
- a CDS encoding lactate utilization protein B: protein MSIKHPENAAKFVANDERMHWHDKALWFVREKRDKASKSIPEWEQLREYADQIKTHTMSNLDTYLLEFEENATKRGITVHWAKDAQEHNEIVHKLLSANKVTKLVKSKSMLTEECHLNPYLESRGIQVVDTDLGERIVQLRDEPPSHIVLPAIHLKKSDVSDTFHEHLGTQKGNDDPTYLTRAARASLREDFLTAQAGLTGVNFAIAETGGVVVCTNEGNADMGASVPPLHIASMGIEKIIPRLEDLSVFTRLLARSATGQPITSYTSHFHGPIEGGQMHIVIVDNKRTPFLQSESYKKALNCIRCGACMNTCPIYRRSGGHSYEYVIPGPIGSTLSTFRAPKKHKTLSFACTLCGSCTNVCPVKIDLDSQLYTHRQDLREKNIISNQKRLGMQAAVWLMTKPALFNFVGKVARKIVPKLPKGMIYNKFNVWGKQRDLPNMPEKSFKDLYKEGLKDD, encoded by the coding sequence ATGAGTATTAAACACCCTGAAAATGCTGCAAAATTCGTAGCTAATGATGAAAGAATGCACTGGCATGATAAGGCACTATGGTTTGTTAGAGAGAAAAGAGATAAAGCTTCAAAAAGTATTCCTGAATGGGAACAACTAAGAGAATATGCAGATCAAATTAAAACTCATACCATGAGTAATCTAGATACATATTTACTAGAATTCGAAGAAAATGCAACTAAAAGAGGGATAACTGTACATTGGGCAAAAGATGCCCAAGAACATAATGAGATTGTACATAAACTTTTAAGTGCAAATAAGGTGACAAAACTTGTAAAGTCAAAATCTATGCTTACAGAAGAGTGTCACTTAAATCCATACTTAGAAAGTAGAGGAATTCAAGTTGTTGATACAGACTTAGGAGAAAGAATCGTTCAATTAAGAGACGAGCCACCCTCACATATCGTACTTCCAGCTATACATCTTAAAAAATCAGATGTATCTGATACTTTCCATGAGCATTTGGGAACTCAAAAAGGAAATGATGATCCTACTTATCTTACACGAGCTGCAAGAGCTTCTTTAAGAGAAGACTTCTTAACTGCACAAGCTGGATTAACGGGTGTAAACTTTGCAATTGCAGAAACTGGTGGAGTTGTAGTTTGTACAAATGAAGGAAATGCAGATATGGGAGCTTCCGTTCCTCCTTTACATATAGCTTCTATGGGAATTGAGAAAATTATTCCAAGATTAGAAGATTTATCTGTGTTTACAAGACTTTTAGCACGTAGTGCAACAGGACAACCTATAACTTCGTATACATCACACTTTCATGGACCTATTGAAGGTGGACAAATGCATATTGTAATTGTAGATAATAAAAGAACTCCATTTTTACAATCAGAATCTTATAAAAAAGCTTTAAATTGTATTAGATGTGGAGCTTGTATGAATACTTGTCCAATATACAGAAGATCAGGTGGTCATTCTTATGAGTATGTAATCCCAGGGCCAATTGGTTCAACATTATCTACTTTTAGAGCACCTAAAAAACATAAAACTTTATCATTTGCTTGTACTCTTTGTGGTTCTTGTACAAATGTATGTCCAGTAAAAATTGATTTAGATTCACAACTTTATACCCATAGACAAGATTTAAGAGAAAAGAATATTATCTCAAATCAAAAAAGATTAGGTATGCAAGCAGCTGTTTGGCTAATGACAAAACCTGCATTATTTAATTTTGTTGGAAAAGTTGCAAGGAAAATTGTTCCAAAACTTCCAAAAGGAATGATTTATAATAAATTTAATGTCTGGGGGAAACAAAGAGATTTACCAAATATGCCAGAAAAAAGTTTTAAAGATTTATATAAAGAAGGATTAAAAGATGACTAG
- a CDS encoding (Fe-S)-binding protein, with the protein MKKIPYGRLGEKMKVGLFIPCFMNELYPKSCVATLKLLKNLDLDVDYPLEQTCCGQPMANSGCSKDMKALAINFVETFKKYDYIVAPTGSCVTMVKDHYEPFFDEDDKDYNKVKASIYEVCEFLHDVIKVEKLDVSFPHKVGVHNSCHGHRSLGLGSPSELNVPPLNKLKNLLGLIKDIEIVDLKRDDECCGFGGTFCVTEEAISVAMGKDRIKDHIEAQAEVMTGADMSCLMHMEGIINRDGKPLKVMHITEILAGEV; encoded by the coding sequence ATGAAAAAAATACCATATGGTAGACTAGGAGAGAAAATGAAAGTTGGATTATTTATTCCCTGTTTTATGAATGAACTATACCCAAAGAGTTGTGTAGCAACTCTAAAACTTCTAAAAAACTTAGATTTAGATGTTGATTATCCACTTGAGCAAACATGTTGTGGACAACCAATGGCAAATTCTGGATGTTCAAAAGATATGAAAGCACTAGCAATAAATTTTGTTGAAACATTTAAAAAATACGATTATATTGTCGCTCCTACAGGTTCTTGTGTAACTATGGTTAAAGATCATTATGAACCATTTTTTGATGAAGATGATAAAGATTACAATAAAGTAAAAGCTTCAATATATGAAGTATGTGAATTTCTACATGATGTAATAAAAGTAGAAAAACTAGATGTATCATTTCCACATAAAGTTGGAGTACATAACTCATGTCATGGACATAGATCATTAGGATTAGGCAGTCCTAGTGAATTAAATGTACCACCATTAAATAAACTAAAAAATCTTTTAGGACTTATAAAAGATATTGAAATTGTTGATTTAAAAAGAGATGATGAGTGTTGTGGTTTTGGGGGAACATTCTGTGTTACAGAAGAGGCAATTTCTGTAGCAATGGGAAAAGACAGAATTAAAGACCATATAGAAGCACAAGCTGAAGTTATGACAGGTGCAGACATGTCATGTTTAATGCATATGGAAGGGATAATCAATAGAGATGGAAAACCTTTAAAAGTTATGCATATCACAGAAATTTTAGCTGGGGAGGTGTAA
- a CDS encoding GyrI-like domain-containing protein has product MQKKTTQNRHTQIANYTMNYIYNYIDTDINIDHLASKFEISRVYFQKLFKEQIGKNIYEAIKDIRLYKASNLLLTNKSSTIKQIANMCGYSSQPSFIRAFKLRFNQTPKEWRDGGHKKYSNNILKNIDIDFNKIENFLQIEPKIVKLDSMKIYYLRNKGYSKETLKKTWQKIQAWIFTNNITKYKELAFYHDNPVITPANDCVYVAAVFVDEEVDLSNTNLPYFKIAGGLYASFEINGKHGDILRFLQWVYHDWLPKSGFETTTNPAHTVLNQNHYTHPSGEFQATLYLPIQYI; this is encoded by the coding sequence ATGCAAAAAAAGACAACTCAAAACAGACATACTCAAATAGCAAACTACACAATGAACTATATATATAATTATATAGATACAGATATCAATATTGATCATCTAGCAAGTAAGTTTGAAATAAGCCGAGTATATTTTCAAAAACTATTTAAAGAACAAATAGGCAAAAATATATATGAAGCTATTAAAGATATTAGGTTATATAAAGCTTCTAATTTATTACTTACTAATAAATCATCTACAATTAAGCAAATTGCCAATATGTGTGGGTACTCTTCTCAACCTTCTTTTATAAGGGCATTCAAATTAAGATTTAATCAAACCCCAAAAGAGTGGAGAGATGGAGGTCATAAAAAGTATTCTAATAATATCTTAAAAAATATCGATATTGATTTTAATAAAATTGAGAATTTTTTACAAATTGAACCAAAAATTGTAAAACTAGATTCAATGAAAATTTATTATCTAAGAAATAAAGGATATAGTAAAGAAACATTAAAAAAGACATGGCAAAAAATTCAGGCTTGGATTTTTACTAATAATATAACAAAATATAAAGAATTAGCTTTCTATCATGATAATCCTGTAATTACACCTGCAAATGATTGTGTCTACGTCGCAGCAGTTTTCGTTGATGAAGAAGTAGATTTATCAAATACAAATCTACCTTACTTTAAAATTGCTGGTGGTTTATATGCTTCTTTTGAAATTAATGGAAAACACGGAGACATCTTAAGGTTTTTGCAATGGGTATATCACGATTGGCTTCCAAAAAGTGGCTTTGAAACTACAACAAATCCTGCACATACAGTATTAAATCAAAACCATTACACTCATCCAAGTGGAGAGTTTCAAGCAACTTTATATCTTCCAATACAATATATTTAA
- a CDS encoding class I SAM-dependent methyltransferase, translating to MKKIDNYKFYKDSYKEHGATAQGVHWDSEFTQNKRFEILTNFIKNDLENSSLIDVGCGYGAYLTYLKKENLFPNIYLGIDCERFIIDITSKKFDKNVFIKCDILKDEMPKADYLICSGALNILTQIDFLEAIENCFYASSKGFIFNFLTNHSVHNLSTEIIYGFCKKLTKKVTISENYLPNDSTIFLEK from the coding sequence ATGAAAAAAATAGATAACTATAAGTTTTATAAAGATTCGTATAAGGAGCATGGAGCAACAGCCCAAGGTGTTCATTGGGATTCAGAATTTACTCAAAATAAAAGGTTTGAAATATTAACAAATTTTATTAAAAATGATTTAGAAAACTCTTCTTTAATTGATGTGGGGTGTGGATATGGGGCATATCTTACTTACTTAAAAAAAGAAAATCTTTTTCCTAATATATATTTAGGAATTGATTGTGAAAGATTTATTATTGATATCACATCAAAAAAATTTGATAAAAATGTTTTTATCAAATGTGATATCTTAAAAGATGAAATGCCAAAAGCTGATTATCTCATATGTAGTGGAGCATTAAATATATTAACTCAAATTGATTTCTTAGAAGCAATAGAAAACTGTTTTTATGCCTCTAGTAAAGGTTTTATATTTAACTTTTTAACAAACCATAGTGTACATAATTTAAGTACTGAAATCATCTACGGTTTTTGTAAAAAACTAACAAAAAAAGTAACCATCTCAGAAAATTACCTACCAAATGACTCTACTATCTTTTTAGAAAAATAA
- a CDS encoding dCMP deaminase family protein — MISDRNFINIAHEIASASKCVSKQVGAVIVKDGRILSTGYNGTPAGYTNCSSHWNGEYTKDHHDWSKTYEIHAEMNAIIWAARKGISIEGGTIFVTLEPCSECSKNLIAAGITRIVFDKAYEHTNSDVVSKFIEDNGVVIEQLK; from the coding sequence ATGATAAGTGACAGAAATTTTATCAATATTGCACATGAAATTGCAAGTGCATCAAAATGTGTATCAAAACAAGTGGGAGCAGTTATTGTAAAAGATGGAAGAATTCTTTCAACAGGATACAATGGAACACCAGCAGGTTATACTAATTGTAGTTCCCATTGGAATGGAGAATATACAAAAGATCATCATGATTGGTCAAAAACATATGAAATTCATGCAGAAATGAATGCAATTATCTGGGCAGCAAGAAAAGGTATAAGTATAGAAGGTGGAACAATTTTTGTTACATTAGAGCCTTGTAGTGAATGTTCAAAAAACCTTATAGCAGCAGGTATTACTAGAATTGTATTTGATAAAGCTTATGAACATACAAATTCTGATGTTGTATCAAAGTTTATAGAAGATAATGGCGTAGTAATTGAACAATTAAAGTAG